TGAACTTTTATTAGTACATTGCTATTGATTTGAATCAAATTGATTCAGATAGcactacttttattttaatagaaaatataatttttattttactactTTCTTTTAGTGGCACATGtaaaaaaactttttatatttcataaattttgattttcttaatatttgataacttctagaatttcaaatttattactaatattaaacATTCAAcactttgttaaaatttattgaaaaacttattttttttacaaataaatttatatattttaagcattagataataactaaattaatttcaaatgaaattatattgtattttgactaatttataataaaaaatatagagataaaaatataaaaaaattagaagaaaaaaataaaattaatcttttgaaatatttgtattactaatataaaatttaaattctacctattcctttaaaatttagtttatttatgaTAAAAGTTATGAATTCAATGAGTTAGTACTCTAAAGGAACTTCAGTTCaatttaatacataaatattgaatttggaaataaattctataaagtTATTCATTCCAACTAAAGAcaatataaaactatatttgattgaaaattattaagaaatttattttatttagaaagaatttatgagaaaaaaataaaatgaaaatgataaagttGATTAAGATATTCGGTGTTGtagaatatattaatttactaatgtgacatttatttaaattttttatctattttgttaaaatctagtttagttataaataattcTACAAATATGATtgtatagaattttaaattaactttctcTTCATTCAAAGcatataatttgaatttataagtgaattctataaattctatgaatttcaaccaaacacagtgtaagagaaaataaaatataaataatattttttgtaataattaataaataagaagataatttttagataataatgaaattattaattattcaagaaGGAACAAAATTGGTTTATCaggaatttattaattaatagaattattgatttattaaactttaaatataaaacagtCAATTGTACAAATAATtagcattaatttttaaaatttttttctaataattaataattttaaatactatttttcaaaatttatgaattattaaattatagaacaattatcaattatttaaagatagagttaatttcatttattaattaataaattttttaatttattaaatattaatctaCCGTAGATTCATTGCAAATatgcaaaatttaattagatttaagcCCAAAGTCCATTGAGCTCAAGAATTGTGGTTTAGGAGTAAATGAAATAAGCCTAATTGACAATCAATCATAAGACAAGAATCATATGTGATATGTGTTTATAATATGAATtgttctcataataaaaaagaatgagTTATCCACTCAGAACTGTAACAATCACTTCCCCAGCTCGCTTAATTACTACCTTTTCCACACACCGGTTCCTTGCAGCTTGCACTTGCAGGTGGGTTTCAATTGTaaacttcctttctttttgtctcttacattgtttatttatttatttttgcttgTTGTAGATTTCGGTGTTTCAGTACTAGTGTCATGAATAAAGTAGCAATGGATATGTCTAAGGTTACAGTTATAGATGATGTTCTTTCtctccaaaataaaattgatgcaATTCGAACGGCGGGTACTTCTAAGCTCCAGGTTTCTTTCGTATCATTTCAATCTTTAcacaattaagaaaaaaagaagaagaagaagaagaagaagaagacaacttatttatttatttatttatttttttgaaaaaaggagaaaatttTGATTGCTTTTGCGTTTTGTTGAACAGGTAATAGCAGATTTTGATGCCACTTTAACGAAGTACTCCGTGAATGGCAGCCGTGGACAAAGTATGTTAATGGGTTTATGttgctgttttttttttaaagtacgatttttgttgtttttatgAATACTAATGACATGTAATTAGGTAGTCATGGGCTTTTGAAGCAGGGGAATCCAGAATATGATGCTAAAAGGCAAGCATTGTTTGAATATTATCATCCTCTTGAATTTTCCTCTGTTATTCCAGTTGAAGAGAAAGCCAAGCTCATGGAAGAATGGTATGTTATGTGCTTTAGGAAAGTTCCATTTTTGCACTTCAATAATTGTCATGAGAAAGTAAATAATGTATGCTTGTTTATATAATGCAGGTGGGGGAAAACCCATAATCTTCTTATCGAAGGAGGCCTTACATATGATGCAATTAGAGAGTCTGTTGCTAATTCCATTATTGCTTTTCGGGATGGGGTTGTTGAATTATTCAAACTCTTAGAGGTAAAATCTCATTGTTCGTTTTAGAACTTCTTGAGCTCATTTCAAGGTTGCCAAAAGCTTTGActtctatttattatattgaatgAGGAGATGTTTTCCAACACGTGAATTATATACTAGCGTTTCCTCCTCACTCCTAGAACTACAAACTTTGGACTCCTTTGTAGTCTCCAACACATCAAATCTTTTCAATCTTGCTACTGTATATCCAGTGTTAAAAAGTTCCTAAGATAGGATTATTCCTGTCAACTGCATCAATCATACTGTTTTCCTTTAAAATATGCAGGAAAAAAACATTCCTATTCTCGTTTTTTCAGCAGGACTTGCAGATATCATAGAGGAGGTAAGTTTATAGGATATCCTTTCTGGATATTAGGTAACAGAATTTTTTGCTGAGTCATTGATTTCTGGGTCTGATTTGTATCCTCTTATGGTGCCTATGCCTTTTACCGTGCTAGGTCTTCAGGCAGAAAATTCACAGATCCTTTAAAAATGTCAAGATTGTCTCAAATCAAATGGTATTTGACAATGATGGTCGCCTCATTTCTTTTAAAGGTATCATTTGAATCATCACTGTTTAACTTATTTCCCTAGTACCTGTATAAAGATCTGTCTTTTTAAGCTTTTACATGTGGAGTTTGCCCGTATGCTGGGCATGACTCAAATCAAAGTTTATTGTCGAATTAGCAAGGAACTGGATACCTTCTGTTTGGATAGATCTGTAGAAAGAGATATCTGATTCACAATATGTAATTTGTTGAACTTAGTTTCTAACTTCCAAGATCAAAAGGAATAGAAAACTGTTGTTTATAATCTCATGTGTACAGTTTTAGGTTATTCTGtcataagattttttttaatacctCGTCTTTTCTTCTCCAACTTTTATACTATTCCAGTTGGATGGAAGATCTATCAATAGTTACTCTTTGCATTTACAAATCGAGCTAATGTCCGTAGGCAATCTTTtgtcaattaattaatgatctATACTTACCTAGTTTGTAGGAAAGCAAGATATCTATGCATATAAAAATGTCCCTTCTTTGTCAATTTCATAATactattttgtaatttagttGTTGCAGTCGTGTTTTACATAAAATACTATTCTGATTTTTGATtcttaactaattttattccAGGGAAGGTAATTCAtgttctaaataaaaataaacatgcCCTTGATATGGCTGCACCTGTTCATGAGCATCTTGGCGATGTTGATGGACTACTTGTTAACAATTCCTTAGTGAAGAAGAGAACCAATGTGCTGCTTCTTGGTGATCACCTGGGTGACTTGGGAATGTCTGACGGCTTGGACTATGAGACTCTAATTTCTATAGGGTTCCTGTAAGTTTGTATTAGGTTTAATTTTCACATTAAATGTATAATATCTTATCTTTTGCACCCCATCGCTTCCTCTTCATATGAGATGGCTGACAAGCTTGTGAATGTTGAAAATTTCCCAAATACCTTGTAGTATGGAAGAGCAGAGATAAGGAAAGATTtagcaaaataatttatgatcTATTTTAGTGTAGGCCAAACGTGTTAAAAACCCTTGAATGTTTCACCTTTTTGCTATGAAGCcatcaaacaaaaattttattttattgaatcctTGAAATTTAAGATTGTATTTTATTGATCTCTCCACCAAAATTTTGATTCTGAACTTCAAAATTGATATTGTAATAGGTCTTCATTGGATAGCAGAAAATAGTTAATAAGTTACCATTTTTTACTGCTTCAGGAATAACAACATTGAGAACAACCTTCCTAGCTACCGCGAGTCCTTTGATATTGTTTATCTGGtgagttatatttttttcgcATTTATTTGTTGTCATGGGTTTCTTTGCAtctaattcatttttatggggttttacaaattataaattatggtGTGGGTTTTTATTGCTTCCAACAAGGCTTGAAAACATAATGATTTTATgtcaataatttttctaatgttacttttattattcaatttgaGGACATAATAAGAGTTtgtagattttctttttcggaATGCATATTAGAAAATCTTGACTGGCATCATCACTTGTGGACCCAAATAGTGACTAAAATTTACTCCTAAGTGCAAACTATAGCATGTCTTGACATATTCTCTAAtttgtttgctttcttttcctaatctagatttagttttttcttaatattttctttaaccAGTGATTTCCAATATCTAAAACATTCTATGtgctaataattattttgataattaactTTATCCTTGACAATCTTCAATCCACAAGGAAATCCTCTACTGACCGAAGTTTGCATAAAAGTGTCATTTTGTTAAGAGGGACACTATTTATTTATCCATTAAAGGGGGAAGAGAAAGTTGTAAAGAGATGTTTTAGGCAAAAGGTATAAAAATGCCTTTGAACTTATTAGAAAAGTCCAATTAAGttttcattctcttttttggcccaattaaattcattaacttttataaaagatcaaattaacttttataatagGTCCAATTAACTCATGCCGTTATTTGAAAGGGCGAATAATAACCGCtctgaatattttaaagtcaCGTCTATATCATGTGATAGAGAGAAAGccacttcttttttattttgcataATTAGTATCTATAAACCATAATTTACAAAGAAGAGTAGTGATTTCTTTCCTAACTTGAAATGACAACAACATTTCATCTTTTCCATCATGCTCATTTGTAAGTAGAAGGTGAGTGCAAGTTCTTGAGTTAGATTATGTCCTACCACTTCTAATATGTTTTTGCAATAAAACCATAAAGATGTACATTTGATGGAGGGAACCCATCCTAGAAAGAGGTTCTACGACTGTTGGAGCTATGATGTAAgttaaataaagaagaagcGGCTTTCTTTCCGTCACGTGATATAGGCAtgactttaaaatattcagaGCGGTTATTATTCGCGCTTTCAAAATAATGAGATCCTTACACTTAACGGCATTTTGGACGCTGTTAGCATTAGGGGTTAATTGgactttttataaaagttaatgggTTTAATTGagccaaaagaaaaggatggaaacttaattgaatttttataataagttcCAGGGCATTTTTGTACTTTTTGCcgatattttatttgatatgttATGTCCTACTGAATGATACATTACTGATGCTTGACTGTATGGTAAAATACTTCAAACAGAATGATGCATCCATGTGGGGGGTAGTCAAGCTCGCTTCTCAGCTCTGTGCAAGTGCAGTTTCATAAGATCCTCATCAAAGAATGGTAAAGTTTTTCTTATATCTTCTTGATCATTGGCCTGATAAGATCATCAACCGCTCAAATATAAGGATGCCATCATTCTAAAATCCATGATAACTCGGGATATTTTTACATCCTAACAGCAAGCAATGGCAACAGTGGTGGCATCTTTTTGTTGAAATAATTAAGGCAGGATGTTCGCACTTGCTAGGAAActgtctaataaaaaattattttatggaaTCCTtgaactttaaaaaattacattttattgATCTTTCCAAcgctaaattttttttattccgaattgtaaaattaatattgtaatACGTCTTCATTGGATAGCATATAGTTAATAAGATGCCATTTTCTTTACTGTTTTAGGAATAACTATATCGAGAACAATCTTCCTAGTTACTGCAAGGCTTTCCATATTGTTCATCCAGTGAGCTGTATATTTCTCGCATCTATGTGTTGTCCCTCAAGGGTAGTTATTCATTTTAATGGGGTTTTAGAAATTATGATTCTAAGTGTGGAATTGCATCCATCTAGGCTTCAAAACATAATGTTTTGCTTATCAATGACTtcaaaacataattttttgcTTATCAATGACTTTGGCTTATGTTAACTTTATCGTGACGCATAGGATGCACCTGCATTTGGACTGTTGGATATGAAAGAATTTGATTTCTCCAGTTCATTCAGGAAAAGAcaattcaattatatataatgaaaatgGACACTGGTTACCTGCCTAATGTTAGGTAAAATGAGTTTTAATGGAGTTTGAGGCATACAAAAATCACATTGTTTTTAAGGATTTACTTCAGCAATCTTTTAGGATTCAACAAGTAGTagaataaagaattttgttaatccaacagagaagaagaagaaaagcagAAAGCTGTGTAACAAATACTCAGTAATGAGATGTATTTATAGTGTTAAAttataatgttaaaatataacgGTCATGAAATAAAATGGGAGAAATTCTCTCCAATAGttgaatattagaatacaTAAATAGAGTAGTGGCTTAAAAATAGgttacttaaaaaattaagtcaaaatgtaaaacattttaaggtaaagaaaaaatacataattaatcaAGTATCACAAATTGACTTAGATAGGTCCAAGTTTATTACGTGTACAAggggaaaataaataaatttacactTGAATTGGacttttaatcaatttttgtGCGTGCATGCCCCACACTCCACAAGGCTATTTCTAagcccaaaaaagaaaaggtttgtttataaattaaagCACAGTCTTTTACTTTAGGAATGTAGAATAAAAAGCTTTTTGAAATACTAGACATATATACAACAATCTCtcacatatttaaatttttttttatgaaccAGGTGATTCGACGATGCGTGTATGGAGAGGAGAGCCTCCAGATTTTGAGACATTGCCATCAGGAACCGATGGGAGGTCATCAAGCAGCTAACCATACTGCTAGGAAGGTTCTTGATGCTGGATTCTATTGGCCGACCATCTTTCAGGATGCTAGAGCATTCCTGCAGGTTTTGCTCTACAATTCACGTCTCTGTTTGTTCTCAGGGAAGCTCAGGAGTCGTTGGTCAGGACCATTCGTGATCCAGCAGGTGTTCCCATATGGCACGATTGAGTTGTATCATCCCGAGAAGGGAAATTTCAAAGTGAATGGCCATCGCTTGAAGCATTATCATGGAGATTCGTTTGAGGTCGATGAGCAGGTCAATATGGTTTTGTTCCAGCGAGAGTGACCTTTTGTATTAGTTCAGCTACACGACTCAGTCAAAAGAAGCACTATTGGGAGGCATTCCCGAGCTTATCCTTTGCATTTCTGCATTTTTAagcattttattattttttctttttgcaatttctacttagcttgttttacattttggttagttttgaacttaaatcttttcatttttatgttgTTTATTTTGGTTGAAAATTACTTGGTTATGTAGATTATTGGTTTATATAGGTGTTAGTGCACAAAACAGAGTGAAAGCACATTTTTGGGCATCAACACTGGCTTGGCACGGTTTccaacacgggccgtgttggtcAACACAGCCCGTGTTTGATTGCCCAGGGCGCGTTGGTTGTGAAAAATAGAGCTACACGGTTCTCGAGAGTAACACGGTTtccaacacggcccgtgtcaAAACCGTGTTGATTAGGTGTTCATAGACACGGTCCAGATAGCGAGCACAGCTTGAACACGGTCCACAACACGGGCGTGTCGGCGGAGACGGCTATATATATGCAAAATCGAgacaatttcaaaatttttaccattttttccaattttgtAGTATTCTTTTACAATTCTTGTGCTTTTTTTCTCGCTTTTCGTCATAAACCAagtaagttttcttttttattttctaatttcttttcattttcaatttttagtttttatttttctgcttgtttatttgatatttttattagtccattctcattatcttttttgttaattttgctgttctatttttcagtttttgctactgttattatcattacaattttcataatttaattatattttaaatagttgcttcattttcatttaattttacttttattgtttagcttagttatttaatttccatTGTTTAATTATGCCATATATTTTCATTGTTTCATTTGGTTTAAGttgttaaattaatttcagttGTTTAGTTTTGCAAGTTAATTCtgtattcttttaatatgcCATACATTGCTGAATTATAGAATTTTGGTTACTGTtgcttattaatttatgtttgatTGCCATTAGGCATTGTTCTGCTGAATTTTGAGACTATGATCTtcaattcttttctatttcGTGCTGGAATGCCATTGGGCATTGTTTCTTTACAGAAATTTGAGGTTTGAGGCATTTTCTAAGGCTTtaaattttctgttttttccattttcagCTATTATGCTGCAGAAATTAATTGTTAGTtgtaaataactaattaatttaatttgattaattgataatttaattataaatattatgaattaattattattcgaTTTGTGATAATTGCAGTtgtgaataattaattagataccAGAAAATTTTCGTGGGTTGGTTGTGGAATAAAGATTAATGACGGATTGTCTGTTATTAATTGCAATTTGTGGTATGTTGCAAAGTCGAAAAGATAAGGCAGTTATGGGTGACCCCGACTCCTGATAAATATgtattgaatatttgaagtattttgaGTAGGTTTTGGACCCATTTTACACAGAGTAAACATCCATATTCTTCGGGAGGTTTTGCCAaatttttgatagaatttCCGAGTTGAAATTTTTAGGCAGTCtaatctaggagtctaggcctaagaaaaattaagaatatctcATTAATCaagttatttttgtaaatagaTAATCTATCCGTCCAGCCAGTTCCACTCGATGCATAGGAGCAGACGCAGAGCGCGGTAAaactatgagttaaagtcatataatcaactGCTTTTATATCATGTCAAAATTAAATGCattgttaattgattaataattattattagcattattagcATTACTATTAGcactttaattaaaaaattattatgattattattattagcattattattattagttttattttcattattatcgatatcattattaatattattatcattacttttgctatcatatttattgttattttaataatgttattattattacacatAATTTTCATGTTTGCTATACTCGAggctattcaaatttaattattaatatgttattgaataattatgtttacttatgatttatactatttataattattattgatactATTATTGTAACTTTGGGATGAggcggcagtagaacatgccatcTGATGGactgcatcaggaccgcgtgcgcagtGGTATTAAGTAGAGAtaggtagtaaaagaatatttttttgggatttgccctggtcgagtacAACTCTCTAGGCTATGAGAATTTGATTGTCAGAGGAAATGTCTTGGTtaagcattgctctctaggcgccgctTTATTGGGAATTAAGTAATCATGCTGAATGTAAGGACATGTTGAgttttgctctctgggcgccagtcttattggaataagagagtcGAATGGCTAATAGGATTGGAGTTTAGGGTTTTGTTGGGGTACTCTTTCCATAAacatttaaattgtatttttctaaatcatgacatgacacgtattttaatataatatgatattttattaatgactaaataaatattttattgagataACTGTATTTATTTTAGGAATTTGTGATTTTAACTCGCTCTCGAGGCTGAGagtcaattttaatttttcagatGACAGCTAGGTTCTATGTCATCTCTCTCTTGACAACCCGACTTCCTTCTTCTTCGGgcctattgtaattaatttatactttttgcATTTTGAACTATTTAAAGTCCTAGATTCTACGCAGTAGTGTaccttatatattatgtttgaaTTTGGTATGTAACAAGTTATGGGATGTTTGCTAGTAATCCAGCTGgatgattattttaattatatgtagATTTGtgaatgaaatatatatatatgtatatttaattgtcGATTAATTAGGCTTACTACAGGTTTTgatggccttaagcctacccattctctaGTGCTGGTCATgagcccacagatcgggtcgtgaaaaaattggtatcagagcttaggtaaaatttccttcgacctaggttagCTTCCTTAACTACTACGGAGTTAGGGTTGAGTCTGGCCTTGTATGTTTCGTTGATTCTAGTATCTGCACTATACGTTAAAGAGTCTATTGTTGTTTGATGTcttgttgtttatttttagCTTTGCTATACCGAGGACTCGAGCGGCTGCAGTAGTATCAGTGGCCTAAGAGGCCTAAGATGAGGTTTCCACCCAGTTGCCCCCCAGTGTAGCCTAGGATACCAGGAGGCGAGGTAGGCCTCGAGCGGTAGCCCAATCAGATCATGGCGAGGCTCAGGAGGCACCCGGTGCTGATGGAGTCCTAGTTAAAGCATTTGTAGCCGGCATGACTAGGATGAAGAGGGCTTTAGAGCAGCTGTTGGCTTTTCAGCAGCAGTGGGCTGTCCACGGTTCAGGGAGCCGCGGTAGTAGGTCCGGAATTGGAAATCCAGACGAGGTCTTATGTCTGAGTATATTAAGCTGAGGCCCATGGAGTTTGATGGGGTATCTAGGGACCTTTTGGACTTCCTAGATAAGGTTGAGAATAGAGCATTGGATTTGCACTGTTCAGATAAGAGGATCATCGAGATGGCGGGTTTTTCTCTGAAGGGGATAGCATCTCAATGGTTCAGAGATTATATTCGTCCCTTTTTGGATGGTTTGTCATAGAGACAGTTCAGGGACAGGTTTGAGGAGTACTTCATCTCTTTCAATGTGAGGTATGAGTACATAGAGGTTCGAGAGCTGGTCAAGGGAGACCTGTCAGTGGCAGAGACACTAAGCAGTTTGTGCAGCTGAGTAGGTATGCACCCTATGTTGTAGGGACCGAGGAGTAGAAGAACAACAAGTATAATTTGGGACTTGGTCTAGAGTTTGTCTCTTTGGTTCAGTCTAGGAGGAGCAGCTTCCTGAAGGTGACTGATATGGCTAGGCAGATGGAGATGACCCTGAAAGGGTTTGGCCAAGAGATTGATGAaggcaagaaaaagaagaccaAGATTGAGGGTCAAGCTAGTGCGTAGCTAGCTGTGCCGTTTTACGGCAATGGAGGCTACTCCGGGGGGTTTCGATCAGCAAGCTGGGCAGATAGGCTACCGTACTCATAAAAAGGGTAGACATAATCAGAAGGGTAGTAGAGGATTCAAGCTAAGGTAGGGCTTCAGTGGCAGTGGGTATAGTTTTAGCTACAACAGCTTTAGTTCTGGGGCCAGCACCTGTCAGATATGCAACAGGTCACATCAAGGACCGTGCCTAGTTTCTAGTGCAGCCTGTTTCAGGTGTGGCGAGATGGGTCATACGGCTCGAGCATGTCCTCGCTACTTCAGTCAGCCAGCTTTCCCTCAGAGCTCGTCTGCTAGTGCAACCCTATTAGCTTTTTCTACAATTCCTGGATTTTCTCAGGGTAGACCTCAGTTTGTCAGCCAGCACAGTCGTGGTTATAGAGGTAGGCCTATGGGAGGCCGATCAGGGGGCAGAGTTCAAAGTTAGGCTTTGAGCTCTCAATGTGATCCCATTTTTTTCATCGGGTCCGGGTAGAGACCAAAGGTCTTGGCCTTATCAATACACAAATGTATAACTCCCCAGGAATTTCAATTGCGCTTATATTCATCACTGTAGGAATTGGGTTCAAGCACAAAGCCATGAGTCCTAAAGGAgattggaaaaaaaatacGATCGAGGAGGTAATGAGGTTAGCGCATGTTCGTAGTGATTGCCTAAACAAAACCCCGGTAAGACTCTCACCCCCACCATCAGGAAGCGCGAAGGACTAGATACCCGTAAGCACAGCACTCCAACTAGATAGCCTAGTCAGGCCGTGGGCAGGCGAAAGTGTTCACTCTCACCCATCAGTAGGCAGTCCAACATGGCATAATGCATAGCCAATCAATCCATTCCCAGAATTACATTGAAATCCATTACGtccaacaaaattaaattggcAACCAAATCCCGACCCTCAAATGACTCCGAGCACGACGGAAACACAATATCGGCCTCCAAGGAGTCACTTAACGGCGCAATGACCGACATAGGAACCTGAAGTCTAACCGATTGAACATCCAACCTTAAAGCAAAACTAGGCGATACAAAGGAATGGGTAGCCCTAGGGTCTAACAAAACTCTAGCCTCATAATAGCAAACATAATTAATACCTGACACCACAACATTAAAGGCTTGCGGCATCTTGATGTGTAAGAGTGAACACTCTCGCCTGCCCACGGCTTGCCAGTTGAGAGCCTGAAGCCTGACTCTGAACTCTGCTCCATGATCGGCCTCCCATAGGCCTACATCCAAAGCCACAACCCTACTGGCTGACAAACTACGATCCATCCTGAGAATATCCAAGAGCTGAAGGAAAAGCTGGTCGGATCGCACTAGCAAACGAGCTCTGAGGGAAAGCTGGCTGACTGAAGTAGCGAGAACATGCTCGAGCTGTATGACCCATCTCGCCACACCTAAAATAGTCTCCGCTAGAAACTAGGCACGGTCCTTGATGTGACCTGCCACACATCTGATAGGTGCTAACTCCAAAACTAGAGCTGTTGTAGCCAGAACTCTGCCCACTACCATTGACGCCTTGCCCTGGCTTGAATCCTCTACTACCCTTCCGATTGTGTCTACCCTTCTTGTGAGTACGACAGCCTTTTTGCCCGGCTTGCTAGTTGAAACCCTAGGAGTAGCCTCTACTGCCGTAATACGGCACAGCTGGCTGCGCACTAGCTTAATCCTTAATCTtggtcttctttttcttgccaTCATCATTTCCCTGGCCAAATCCCCGCGGGGTCATTTCCATATGCCTGGCAATATTAGTCACCTCTAGGAAACTGCTCATCTTAGACTGAATTAAAGAGACAAACTCTAAACCAATTCCTGAAATATACTTGGTGTTCTTCTGCTCCTCGATCCCACAACATAGGGCCCATACCTACTCAGTTGCACAAACTGTTTAGTGTACTCTGCCACTGACAAGTCTCCCTTAACCACTCTCTCGAACCACTTTATGTACTATTACCTCACACTCAAAGGAATGAAGTACTCCTCGAACCTGTCTCTAAACTATCTCCATGACAACCTATCCAAAAAGGGGCGAATATAATCCCTGAACCACTAAGATGCTACCCTTTTTAGAGAAAAACTGGCCATCTCGATGGTCCTCTTATTTGAACAGTTTAAATTTGATGCCCTCTTCTCAACCTCATCTCGGAAGTCCAAAGGGTCCCCAGATACCCCATCAAACTATATAGGTCTCAGCTTGGTATACTCAGACATATGAACCTCATCCGGATTCCTGATACCAGACCCTCTACTGCAGCTCCTTGAACCCTAGGCAGCCTGCTGCTGCTGAAAA
The nucleotide sequence above comes from Ricinus communis isolate WT05 ecotype wild-type chromosome 6, ASM1957865v1, whole genome shotgun sequence. Encoded proteins:
- the LOC8277603 gene encoding 7-methylguanosine phosphate-specific 5'-nucleotidase A, yielding MSYPLRTVTITSPARLITTFSTHRFLAACTCRFRCFSTSVMNKVAMDMSKVTVIDDVLSLQNKIDAIRTAGTSKLQVIADFDATLTKYSVNGSRGQSSHGLLKQGNPEYDAKRQALFEYYHPLEFSSVIPVEEKAKLMEEWWGKTHNLLIEGGLTYDAIRESVANSIIAFRDGVVELFKLLEEKNIPILVFSAGLADIIEEVFRQKIHRSFKNVKIVSNQMVFDNDGRLISFKGKVIHVLNKNKHALDMAAPVHEHLGDVDGLLVNNSLVKKRTNVLLLGDHLGDLGMSDGLDYETLISIGFLNNNIENNLPSYRESFDIVYLNDASMWGVVKLASQLCASAVS